In the Vanessa cardui chromosome 10, ilVanCard2.1, whole genome shotgun sequence genome, one interval contains:
- the LOC124532763 gene encoding exocyst complex component 8: protein MSDVNMEKFAVPEFVPERYVKELAKSCVGGEELAQQKEKIKNLAEETASALKKNVYENYMQFIETATEISHLETEMYKLSHLLSDQRIVLTTLSQASILGNENTLSRESLDNHDLEAERAEEERKNKLILISEKVESCINLLDVPERHLLHEGDLLEIDAEENTALQRMHVYLFNDCLMLTSWISNRRGPMRYKFQTCYPISTLAVVNVRDLGTVRQAFKVLAFPDTRVFQCNSLAIKKDWLDQFDIAKKMHIEKENSKQKKKDSQEKVKHESLESPSISVEEIPSPQVTPLPDWLADVTEELDVLIVERHFQKTYDLMLSAQKTLSTEEFINHPQRDDILKKIEQKQKALTEILLKELDVTHNWSPRGGLRSSRHPVLILNKFNMTSQACELFLDICSHTVKAHVKSVQLEGSIHSYVKQVGEVFFCSLSDALTEFISLFPKNKLSAFIVWASMQLRILMSQIIKQVFTPQCALESVLECAQSLREQCNLFCEFGLDLRFQMNSCLRMPIIKTMREHKEKIVDSMKTKVIEDKWTPVNMHTKAGVNKFVLQMENLGLSLARYVINETWVDLSSSTIWFAQSILTIQNIGLKIVTKDMMDVVDECIYAIFNSRLMCSLSNDTSYAQKNFRFLLDTVMPLMLKNYKKEVGYENEKLLDLAKKFGVNIAPPKNITKYTSNEYL from the coding sequence ATGTCAGATGTTAACATGGAAAAGTTCGCGGTACCAGAATTTGTACCCGAAAGATACGTAAAAGAGTTGGCAAAGTCATGTGTCGGAGGGGAGGAGCTAGCCCAGCAAAAGGAGAAAATCAAAAATTTAGCTGAAGAAACCGCAAGTGCCCTGAAGAAAAATGTTTACGAAAACTATATGCAATTCATCGAGACTGCCACGGAGATATCCCACTTAGAAACTGAAATGTACAAACTCTCGCATTTGTTAAGTGACCAACGAATTGTTCTTACAACATTATCTCAAGCTTCGATTTTAGGCAATGAAAATACGTTATCGCGAGAGTCACTCGATAATCATGACTTAGAAGCCGAACGAGCTGAAGAAGAACGAAAGAATAAGCTAATTTTGATATCTGAGAAGGTTGAAAGTTGCATTAATTTACTGGATGTTCCAGAAAGACATTTGTTGCACGAGGGTGACCTCTTAGAGATTGATGCTGAAGAGAACACTGCTTTACAAAGAATGCATGTTTATTTGTTCAATGACTGCCTTATGTTAACCTCTTGGATTTCAAATAGACGTGGGCCAATGAGATACAAATTTCAAACCTGTTACCCTATTAGTACCCTAGCTGTAGTCAATGTGCGTGATTTAGGTACTGTGAGGCAAGCATTTAAAGTTCTAGCTTTTCCTGACACTAGAGTGTTTCAATGTAACAGTTTAGCAATAAAAAAAGACTGGCTCGATCAATTTGACATAGCAAAAAAAATGCACATTGAGAaagaaaattcaaaacaaaagaaaaaggaTTCACAAGAGAAGGTTAAACATGAGTCTCTAGAATCACCTAGTATTTCTGTGGAAGAGATACCCTCTCCACAAGTCACACCCCTTCCCGATTGGCTAGCTGATGTCACTGAGGAGTTAGATGTTTTGATTGTGGAGAGACATTTTCAAAAAACTTATGACTTGATGTTGTCTGCTCAAAAGACTTTAAGTACAGAAGAATTTATAAACCATCCCCAGAgggatgatattttaaaaaagattgaGCAGAAACAGAAAGCTTTGActgaaattttacttaaagaacTAGATGTCACTCATAACTGGAGTCCAAGAGGGGGTTTGCGTTCTTCACGTCACCCAGTTTTAATACTCAATAAGTTTAACATGACTAGTCAAGCTTGTGAACTGTTTCTAGACATATGTAGTCACACAGTCAAAGCTCATGTTAAGTCGGTACAGCTCGAGGGCTCTATCCATAGCTACGTGAAACAAGTGGGAGAAGTGTTCTTCTGTTCACTGAGTGATGCCTTAAcagaatttatttcattattccctaaaaataaattaagtgctTTTATAGTGTGGGCTAGTATGCAACTTAGAATTCTAATGagtcaaattattaaacaagTGTTTACACCACAGTGTGCTTTAGAGTCAGTCTTAGAGTGTGCACAAAGTTTGAGGGAGCAATGTAATCTGTTTTGTGAGTTTGGTTTAGATTTAAGATTTCAGATGAATAGCTGTTTAAGAATGCcgataataaaaacaatgagaGAACATAAGGAAAAAATTGTGGATTCAATGAAGACTAAGGTAATAGAGGACAAGTGGACGCCGGTTAATATGCATACAAAAGCAGGAGTCAATAAATTTGTGTTACAAATGGAAAATCTGGGCTTGTCCTTAGCTAGGTATGTTATAAATGAAACGTGGGTGGACTTATCAAGTAGTACCATCTGGTTTGCACAGTCAATTCTAACTATACAAAATATTGGCCTAAAAATTGTTACAAAGGATATGATGGATGTTGTCGATGAATGTATATATGCTATATTTAATTCACGCCTCATGTGTTCTTTGAGTAATGACACGAGCTACGCTCAGAAGAATTTTAGGTTTTTATTGGATACAGTAATGCCACTCATGTTGAAAAACTACAAAAAAGAGGTTGGTTATGAAAATGAGAAATTATTAGATTTAGCAAAAAAGTTTGGTGTCAATATAGCACCACCAAAGAACATCACAAAGTACACAAGCAATGAATATTTATGA
- the LOC124533162 gene encoding neurogenic locus notch homolog protein 1 translates to MKARFPPCDTHGRTSMEGKLFCLASLALLAFGQSVDAQRYYNYNPRGYYGRNLYEHGRSISDELVKCGPSTCGVGAHCTHGSVRPVCACLPGYSGDPLSQCVKIECVDNSECRGHQSCVNQHCINPCEGACGVRANCDVRQHVPVCSCPAGYTGNPFVECRIADPEEACHPSPCGPNTKCHVANNQAICTCLPGYRGSPLSGCRHECDSDSDCGTQQSCRDFKCVSPCKDCGVNADCETVAAHRAVCKCPRGYHGDPYRICTAECSSDSECPSYKPACVYNACINPCTNACGVNADCNLRGLTPVCSCPKTMTGDPFTFCRPFEARDLCEPNPCGTNAKCTPGHDRTGAERPVCTCPAGYIGNALSACEKGECELDSQCPDHLACVGYQCVDPCLGNTQCGSGAVCMARRHIAVCTCPGDHHGDALVNCYQSHSEAASTRYYRYKRNGNFTESVESPAIQTDLPIDTAKVESTDKVESTDKVESTAEKKE, encoded by the exons ATGAAGGCACGTTTTCCTCCTTGCGACACACACGGACGGACAAGT ATGGAGGGGAAACTTTTTTGTTTAGCGTCTCTGGCGCTGTTGGCATTCGGCCAGAGTGTTGATG cCCAACGTTATTACAATTACAACCCACGTGGTTACTACGGGCGCAACTTGTACGAGCACGGAAGGTCCATCTCGGACGAGCTCGTCAAGTGCGGCCCCAGCACTTGCGGAGTAGGAGCGCACTGCACGCACGGCAGCGTGAGGCCTGTGTGCGCGTGCCTGCCAGGCTACTCCGGAGACCCGCTGTCCCAGTGTGTGAAAATCGAATGCGTTG ACAACAGCGAATGTCGTGGACACCAATCCTGTGTCAACCAACATTGTATCAACCCATGTGAAGGAGCTTGTGGAGTCCGCGCTAATTGTGAC GTTCGACAACACGTTCCAGTATGCTCTTGTCCCGCCGGATACACCGGAAACCCCTTCGTCGAGTGCCGTATTGCTGATCCCG aAGAAGCATGTCACCCGTCTCCTTGTGGACCAAACACCAAGTGTCATGTTGCCAATAATCAGGCTATTTGTACCTGCCTTCCTGGATACCGG GGCAGTCCATTGAGCGGCTGCAGACATGAGTGCGACTCCGACAGTGACTGCGGCACGCAACAGTCTTGTCGCGACTTCAAGTGCGTCAGCCCCTGTAAGGATTGCGGTGTCAACGCCGACTGCGAGACCGTCGCCGCGCACCGGGCCGTCTGCAAGTGTCCCAGA GGGTACCACGGCGATCCCTACCGTATCTGCACAGCTGAATGTTCATCTGACAGCGAATGCCCAAGCTACAAGCCAGCTTGCGTGTACAACGCATGTATAAACCCTTGCACTAACGCGTGCGGTGTCAACGCCGACTGCAACTTGCGCGGACTGACGCCCGTCTGCTCCTGCCCTAAGACCATGACCGGAGATCCATTCACCTTCTGCAGACCTTTCGAAGCGC GTGACCTCTGCGAGCCCAACCCATGCGGCACCAACGCCAAATGCACCCCCGGCCATGACCGCACGGGCGCCGAGCGGCCTGTGTGCACGTGCCCCGCGGGCTACATCGGCAACGCGCTCTCCGCCTGCGAGAAG GGTGAATGCGAGCTGGACTCCCAGTGCCCCGACCACCTGGCGTGCGTGGGCTACCAGTGCGTGGACCCGTGCCTCGGCAACACGCAGTGCGGCTCCGGCGCCGTGTGCATGGCGCGCCGGCATATCGCCGTCTGCACCTGCCCTGGAG ATCACCATGGAGATGCCCTGGTAAACTGCTACCAATCTCACTCTGAAGCCGCATCAACTCGTTACTACAGATACAAACGGAACGGAAACTTTACTGAGTCAGTAGAGTCTCCGGCAATCCAAACTGATCTCCCCATCGACACTGCCAAAGTTGAATCGACTGACAAAGTTGAATCAACTGACAAAGTTGAATCGACCGCTGAAAAGAAAGAATGA